A single window of Mycolicibacterium madagascariense DNA harbors:
- a CDS encoding UBP-type zinc finger domain-containing protein, with protein MTSVYVDPDVAAIRPVRPHSTGCEECLRLGTPWLHLRLCLTCGHVGCCDSSPMRHARAHAHGIGHPIVQSFEPGENWRWCYVHEVYV; from the coding sequence ATGACGTCTGTGTACGTCGATCCCGACGTGGCGGCGATCCGCCCGGTACGTCCGCACTCGACCGGGTGCGAGGAATGTCTGCGGCTCGGCACGCCGTGGCTGCACCTGCGGCTGTGCCTGACGTGTGGGCACGTCGGCTGTTGTGACTCGTCACCCATGCGGCACGCCCGGGCGCACGCGCATGGGATTGGGCATCCGATCGTCCAGTCCTTCGAACCCGGCGAGAATTGGCGCTGGTGCTACGTCCACGAAGTCTATGTCTGA
- the trxA gene encoding thioredoxin, with the protein MESDIITCPHCATRNRVPAAATGRPRCAHCHQWLPWIATAGDADFSDVAEQASVPVLVDLWATWCGPCRMVSPALEQLARERAGRLKLVKVDVDQAPQTSQRFSVQAVPTLLLLEHGHVLKRQSGAASIAALRNWLDETLTTKEDKEART; encoded by the coding sequence ATGGAATCCGACATCATCACCTGCCCGCACTGCGCCACGCGCAACCGCGTCCCCGCGGCGGCCACGGGAAGGCCGCGGTGCGCCCACTGCCATCAGTGGTTGCCCTGGATCGCCACGGCCGGCGACGCCGACTTCTCCGACGTCGCCGAGCAGGCGTCGGTCCCCGTACTGGTCGACCTGTGGGCTACCTGGTGTGGACCGTGCCGCATGGTGAGCCCCGCGTTGGAGCAGCTCGCCCGGGAGCGGGCCGGCCGCCTCAAGCTGGTCAAGGTGGACGTGGACCAGGCGCCACAGACGTCGCAGCGGTTCTCCGTGCAGGCCGTCCCGACGCTACTCCTGCTGGAGCACGGACACGTCCTGAAGAGGCAGTCCGGTGCTGCTTCCATTGCGGCACTTCGCAACTGGCTGGACGAGACGCTTACGACCAAGGAAGACAAGGAGGCACGAACATGA
- the clpB gene encoding ATP-dependent chaperone ClpB has translation MDVTKLTQKSQEALAEAQGIATRMGHVEVDGEHLLTALIDQPEGLVPRLLDHAGADVAALRADLDRELNRRPRVSGPGAAPGQVSVTRRLATLLEAAEREAQRLRDDYVSVEHLVIALAEEGTASAAGRILLSHGVTRDSFLTALTKVRGNQRVTSASPEGAYEALEKYGRDLVAEARAGTLDPVIGRDAEIRRVIQILSRKTKNNPVLIGDPGVGKTAIVEGLAQRIVRADVPEGLRDKTIFSLDMGALIAGAKYRGEFEERLQAVLSEVKAAEGRILLFVDELHTVVGAGATEGSLDAGNMLKPMLARGELHMIGATTLDEYRTHIEKDAALERRFQTVLVEEPDVEDALSILRGLRERLEVFHGVKIQDAALVAAATLSHRYITDRFLPDKAIDLVDEACARLRTEIDSMPAELDEMTRRVTRLEIEEAALAKETDAASQARLADLRRELADLRAETDARHAQWDAERQAIRRVQELRGQLEQLRHEADEAERAYDLNRAAELRYGQITELERKLHAAEEQLATKQGEKRLLREVVTEDEIAEIVAAWTGIPVARLQEGEREKLLRLDDILHERVIGQDEAVRLVADAVIRARSGIRDPRRPIGSFIFLGPTGVGKTELAKTLAAALFDSEDNTVRLDMSEYQERHTVSRLVGAPPGYVGYEEGGQLTEAVRRKPYSVVLLDEIEKAHADVFNTMLQVLDDGRLTDAQGRRVDFRNTVVIMTSNIGSHHLLDGVTADGEIKPDAYDRVMAELRAHFRPEFLNRVDDIVLFTPLSMLQLERIVELQLTQLRDRLAQRQIELVVTPEARRLIAQRGYDPVYGARPLRRYVAHEVETKIGRALLRGDIGGGGTIRVSAQNDELAVDYSASAVAA, from the coding sequence GTGGACGTCACCAAGCTGACCCAGAAGTCCCAGGAGGCGCTGGCCGAGGCCCAGGGCATCGCGACCAGGATGGGCCACGTCGAGGTCGACGGCGAGCATCTGCTGACGGCGCTGATCGACCAGCCCGAGGGTCTGGTGCCGCGACTGCTGGATCACGCGGGGGCCGACGTCGCGGCCCTGCGCGCCGACCTCGACCGCGAGCTGAACCGGCGTCCGCGGGTGAGCGGCCCCGGCGCCGCCCCGGGTCAGGTCTCCGTCACCCGGCGGCTCGCGACGCTCCTGGAGGCCGCCGAGCGCGAGGCGCAGCGACTGCGCGACGACTACGTGTCCGTGGAGCATCTCGTCATCGCGCTCGCCGAGGAGGGGACGGCGAGCGCGGCCGGCCGAATCCTGCTCTCGCACGGCGTGACCCGCGATTCCTTCCTGACCGCGCTGACCAAGGTCCGGGGGAATCAGCGGGTCACGTCGGCGTCGCCGGAGGGAGCCTACGAGGCGCTGGAGAAGTACGGGCGCGACCTGGTCGCCGAGGCCCGCGCCGGCACGCTGGATCCGGTCATCGGACGCGACGCCGAGATCCGCAGGGTCATTCAGATCCTCAGTCGCAAGACGAAGAACAACCCGGTGCTCATCGGTGATCCTGGCGTCGGCAAGACCGCGATCGTCGAGGGTCTGGCCCAGCGGATCGTCCGCGCCGACGTGCCGGAAGGTCTGCGGGACAAGACGATCTTCTCCCTCGACATGGGCGCTCTGATCGCCGGCGCGAAGTACCGCGGCGAGTTCGAGGAACGGCTGCAGGCGGTGCTGTCGGAGGTCAAGGCCGCCGAGGGTCGCATCCTGCTCTTCGTCGACGAGTTGCACACCGTGGTCGGCGCCGGGGCGACGGAGGGCTCACTGGACGCCGGCAACATGCTCAAGCCGATGCTTGCCCGCGGTGAGCTGCACATGATCGGTGCCACCACCCTCGACGAATACCGCACGCACATCGAGAAGGACGCCGCGCTCGAGCGTCGGTTCCAGACCGTGCTCGTCGAGGAGCCCGACGTCGAGGACGCCCTGTCGATCCTGCGCGGGCTGCGCGAACGCCTCGAGGTGTTCCACGGGGTGAAGATTCAGGATGCCGCACTGGTCGCGGCGGCGACCCTGTCGCACCGCTACATCACCGATCGCTTCCTGCCCGACAAGGCGATCGACCTGGTCGACGAGGCATGTGCGCGGCTGCGCACCGAAATCGACTCGATGCCAGCGGAGTTGGACGAGATGACCCGCCGGGTCACTCGGCTCGAGATCGAAGAGGCGGCGTTGGCCAAGGAGACCGACGCGGCCAGTCAGGCCCGGCTGGCCGACCTCCGCCGAGAACTCGCCGATCTGCGCGCCGAGACCGACGCCCGGCACGCCCAGTGGGACGCCGAACGACAGGCGATCCGGCGGGTGCAGGAACTGCGCGGTCAACTCGAGCAGCTCCGGCACGAGGCCGACGAAGCCGAACGCGCGTACGACCTGAACCGCGCCGCCGAGTTGCGCTACGGGCAGATCACCGAGCTGGAACGCAAACTGCATGCGGCAGAGGAACAACTGGCGACCAAGCAGGGCGAGAAGCGGTTGCTTCGCGAGGTCGTCACCGAAGACGAGATCGCCGAGATCGTCGCCGCGTGGACCGGCATCCCGGTTGCCCGACTGCAGGAGGGCGAGCGGGAGAAGCTGCTGCGGCTCGACGACATACTGCACGAACGCGTCATCGGCCAGGACGAGGCGGTTCGACTGGTCGCCGACGCCGTCATCCGGGCCCGCTCCGGAATCCGCGACCCGCGCCGCCCGATCGGCTCGTTCATCTTCCTCGGTCCGACCGGGGTCGGGAAGACCGAGCTGGCGAAGACGCTCGCCGCCGCACTGTTCGACAGCGAGGACAACACCGTCCGCCTCGACATGAGCGAGTACCAGGAGCGGCACACGGTGAGCCGATTGGTCGGGGCGCCACCGGGTTACGTCGGTTACGAGGAGGGTGGTCAGCTGACCGAGGCGGTGCGGCGCAAGCCCTACTCCGTGGTGCTGCTCGACGAGATCGAGAAGGCGCACGCCGACGTGTTCAACACGATGCTGCAGGTGCTCGACGACGGCCGACTCACCGACGCGCAGGGACGTCGGGTCGACTTCCGCAACACGGTGGTCATCATGACGTCCAACATCGGATCGCACCACCTGCTCGATGGGGTCACCGCGGACGGCGAGATCAAGCCCGACGCCTACGACCGGGTGATGGCCGAGCTGCGCGCGCACTTCCGGCCCGAGTTCCTCAACCGCGTCGACGACATCGTGCTGTTCACCCCGCTGTCCATGCTGCAGCTCGAGAGAATCGTCGAACTCCAGCTGACGCAACTACGGGATCGATTGGCGCAGCGTCAGATCGAGCTCGTCGTCACTCCGGAGGCGCGTCGGCTGATCGCCCAGCGTGGCTACGATCCGGTGTACGGGGCCCGCCCGCTGCGCCGCTACGTCGCGCACGAGGTCGAGACCAAGATCGGCCGGGCACTGCTCCGCGGTGACATCGGCGGCGGCGGGACGATCCGCGTCAGCGCGCAGAACGACGAACTGGCCGTGGACTATTCGGCATCGGCCGTGGCGGCCTGA
- a CDS encoding chaperone modulator CbpM: MSTPGHALARRPGLPLEAFAARCALHPDLVRRLVALGLVSCQRDHRGDLRFGPAAVVTIARIQRLRTGLGLNYAAIGLVLDLLDRIDELETASRRRRTPSWTSPS; encoded by the coding sequence ATGAGCACCCCGGGCCACGCGCTGGCACGCCGACCCGGCCTGCCCCTCGAGGCGTTCGCCGCGCGGTGCGCCCTGCATCCCGACCTGGTGCGCAGACTGGTGGCGCTCGGCCTGGTCTCCTGCCAACGGGATCATCGCGGCGATCTGCGGTTCGGACCAGCCGCGGTGGTGACGATCGCCCGGATTCAGCGGCTCAGGACGGGGCTCGGATTGAACTACGCCGCCATCGGATTGGTGCTCGACCTGTTGGACCGCATCGACGAGCTCGAAACAGCCTCACGACGAAGGAGGACGCCATCGTGGACGTCACCAAGCTGA
- a CDS encoding DnaJ C-terminal domain-containing protein: MARDLYQVLGVSRDATADQIQQAFRTLARKYHPDVNKDPAAEDRFKEINEAYHVLSDPDTRTRYDRFGDDFRHVPEDWDERTARGGVGGAGRSGARVRYGQGFGGGGIDIEDLFGDIFRGSGGFGPIPGADQEAVLELTVEEAYRGGRRQISLDGRSYGVTIPAGVVDGQRIRLAGEGGRGSGDGPPGDLYLRVHITPDPRFRLDGRDVTVDLPVTPWEAELGATVAIRTPGGEAKVKVPQGSSTGRRLRLRGEGMPHPHGTPGDLYAEIKVMVPPKPSAAERDLFEQLATVSTFDPRRGR, encoded by the coding sequence GTGGCGCGCGACCTCTACCAAGTCCTCGGAGTGTCCCGGGACGCGACCGCTGACCAGATTCAGCAGGCATTCCGCACACTGGCACGCAAGTACCATCCCGACGTCAACAAGGATCCCGCGGCCGAAGACCGGTTCAAGGAGATCAACGAGGCGTATCACGTGCTGTCGGATCCGGACACCCGCACGCGGTACGACCGCTTCGGTGACGACTTCCGCCACGTCCCAGAGGACTGGGACGAGCGTACCGCTCGCGGTGGCGTCGGCGGCGCGGGGCGGTCCGGTGCGCGGGTGCGCTACGGGCAGGGTTTCGGCGGTGGCGGCATCGACATCGAGGACCTCTTCGGCGACATCTTCCGGGGCAGTGGCGGATTCGGACCCATTCCCGGTGCCGACCAGGAGGCGGTGCTGGAGCTGACCGTCGAGGAGGCCTATCGCGGTGGTAGGCGCCAGATCTCGCTGGACGGCCGCAGCTATGGCGTCACCATCCCCGCCGGCGTCGTCGACGGGCAGCGCATCCGGCTGGCCGGGGAGGGCGGCCGGGGCAGCGGCGACGGGCCGCCGGGAGATCTCTACCTCAGGGTGCACATCACGCCGGATCCGCGCTTCCGGCTCGACGGCCGCGACGTCACGGTCGATCTGCCGGTCACGCCCTGGGAGGCCGAACTGGGCGCCACCGTCGCGATCCGGACACCCGGCGGCGAGGCGAAGGTCAAGGTGCCCCAGGGATCGTCGACCGGGCGGCGGCTGCGGCTGCGGGGCGAGGGCATGCCCCATCCGCACGGCACGCCGGGGGACCTCTACGCCGAGATCAAGGTCATGGTCCCACCGAAACCCTCGGCGGCAGAACGTGATCTGTTCGAACAGTTGGCGACGGTGTCGACGTTCGACCCGAGGAGGGGACGATGA
- a CDS encoding nucleotide exchange factor GrpE, which produces MEHTTTDEDRDGQSPSEDVAAQPDLDAELAKVEDRWRRAVADLDNLRKRYVRELERERAAERSRVAAAWLPVVDNLERAIAHTGDRSDAIVEGVRSILDEGLQVLERLGYPRDEESGVPFDPQRHEVVGLVAHADEAPGTVVEVRRPGYGRGADQLRPASVVVSRPKE; this is translated from the coding sequence ATGGAGCACACGACGACCGACGAGGACCGCGACGGGCAGAGCCCGTCCGAAGACGTTGCCGCACAACCAGACCTGGACGCCGAGCTCGCCAAGGTCGAGGACCGTTGGCGACGGGCGGTCGCGGATCTGGACAACCTGCGCAAGCGTTACGTCCGCGAACTGGAACGCGAGCGGGCGGCGGAGCGCTCGCGGGTGGCCGCCGCCTGGCTACCCGTCGTCGACAATCTGGAACGGGCGATCGCCCACACCGGTGACCGGTCCGACGCGATCGTCGAGGGCGTGCGCAGCATTCTGGACGAGGGGCTGCAGGTGCTCGAACGGCTCGGCTATCCCCGCGACGAGGAGTCGGGGGTGCCGTTCGACCCGCAGCGCCACGAGGTGGTCGGTCTCGTCGCGCACGCCGACGAGGCGCCGGGGACGGTCGTGGAGGTGCGGCGGCCGGGTTACGGACGTGGTGCCGATCAATTGCGGCCGGCTTCCGTGGTCGTCAGCAGACCCAAGGAGTGA
- the dnaK gene encoding molecular chaperone DnaK, producing the protein MATAVGIDLGTTNSVIAAWQGGEPVVIPNTEGARTTPSVVAFTENGERLVGQLARRQSIMNPKGTIYSAKRFIGRRFDEISEEAKAVSFDVVEGDGGAARFEVRGRQYSPEEISAQVLRKLVEDASKFLGERVREAVITVPAYFNDAQRNATKDAGRIAGLDVLRIINEPTAAALAYGLDKKGHETVLVFDLGGGTFDVSLLDVGDGVVEVRATAGDSHLGGDDFDRRLVDHLAEEFQRENHIDLRKDSQALQRLFEAAEKAKVELSSVTQTQINLPFVTADANGPKHLVMTVNRSTFEELTHDLVERCMAPVKQAMGDAKVTANDIDEVILVGGSTRIPAVQDLVRRLTGGKDPNMTVNPDEVVAMGAAIQAGVLKGEVSDVLLLDVTPLSLGVETAGGVMTKILERNTTIPARRSEVFSTAADNQPAVDIVVLQGEREMAADNRVLGRFKLENIRPAPRGEPQIEVTFDVDANGILHVTARDQDTGAEQSITISEQSNLDQHEVDRMLAEAEAHRREDEELRRHVDARNALDSAAYQVERRLAELGDSAAPHDRARAEMLVADARQAVRDETPLERLQSLTSELQQALYGLQPVSAGGTNGHQATSSNGHGASVGADDVVDAEFDRG; encoded by the coding sequence ATGGCAACAGCGGTAGGCATCGACCTCGGCACCACCAACTCGGTGATCGCCGCCTGGCAGGGCGGGGAACCGGTGGTGATCCCCAACACCGAGGGGGCGCGCACCACGCCGTCGGTGGTCGCGTTCACCGAGAACGGCGAACGCCTCGTCGGACAACTGGCCCGGCGGCAGTCGATCATGAACCCCAAGGGGACCATCTATTCGGCGAAACGTTTCATCGGTCGCCGCTTCGACGAGATATCGGAGGAGGCCAAGGCCGTCAGCTTCGACGTGGTCGAGGGCGACGGTGGCGCCGCCCGGTTCGAGGTGCGCGGCAGGCAGTACTCACCCGAGGAGATCAGCGCGCAGGTGCTGCGCAAACTCGTCGAGGACGCGAGCAAGTTCCTCGGGGAGCGGGTCAGGGAAGCGGTGATCACCGTCCCGGCGTACTTCAACGACGCCCAGCGCAATGCCACCAAGGATGCCGGTCGCATCGCCGGACTGGACGTGCTGCGCATCATCAACGAGCCGACGGCCGCCGCCCTGGCCTACGGGTTGGACAAGAAGGGCCACGAGACCGTGCTGGTGTTCGACCTCGGCGGCGGCACGTTCGACGTCAGCCTGCTCGACGTCGGCGACGGAGTGGTCGAGGTGCGCGCCACGGCAGGTGATTCCCACCTCGGCGGTGACGACTTCGATCGCCGGCTGGTGGACCATCTCGCCGAGGAGTTCCAGCGCGAGAACCACATCGACCTCCGCAAGGATTCCCAAGCCCTGCAACGGTTGTTCGAAGCCGCCGAGAAGGCGAAGGTCGAACTGTCCTCGGTGACCCAGACGCAGATCAACCTGCCGTTCGTCACCGCAGACGCCAACGGCCCCAAACATCTCGTGATGACCGTCAACCGGTCCACGTTCGAGGAGCTCACACACGATCTGGTCGAACGCTGCATGGCTCCGGTCAAGCAGGCGATGGGCGACGCCAAGGTGACGGCGAACGACATCGACGAGGTCATCCTGGTCGGCGGGTCGACTCGCATCCCCGCCGTCCAGGACCTCGTCCGTCGCCTCACCGGCGGCAAGGACCCGAACATGACGGTCAACCCCGACGAGGTGGTCGCCATGGGTGCGGCGATCCAGGCGGGCGTGCTCAAGGGCGAGGTCTCCGACGTGCTGCTGCTCGACGTCACCCCGCTCTCGCTGGGCGTCGAGACCGCCGGTGGCGTGATGACGAAGATCCTCGAGCGCAACACCACCATCCCCGCCCGGCGCAGCGAGGTCTTCAGCACCGCGGCGGACAATCAGCCGGCCGTGGACATCGTCGTCCTGCAGGGCGAACGCGAAATGGCCGCGGACAACCGCGTTCTCGGCAGGTTCAAGCTGGAGAACATCCGTCCGGCCCCGCGCGGCGAGCCACAGATCGAGGTGACCTTCGACGTGGACGCCAACGGCATCCTGCACGTCACGGCCCGCGACCAGGACACCGGTGCCGAGCAGAGCATCACCATCAGCGAACAGTCGAACCTCGATCAGCACGAGGTCGACCGGATGCTCGCCGAGGCCGAGGCCCACCGCCGCGAGGACGAGGAACTGCGCAGGCACGTCGACGCGCGCAATGCGCTGGACTCGGCGGCCTATCAGGTCGAGCGTCGGCTGGCCGAGTTGGGCGACTCGGCGGCGCCGCACGACCGGGCCCGCGCCGAGATGCTGGTCGCCGACGCCCGGCAGGCGGTCAGGGACGAGACACCGCTGGAGCGGCTGCAATCGCTGACTTCTGAACTGCAGCAGGCACTTTACGGCCTGCAGCCCGTTTCCGCCGGCGGTACCAACGGGCACCAGGCGACGTCGAGCAACGGCCACGGTGCCTCCGTCGGCGCCGACGACGTGGTCGACGCCGAATTCGATCGGGGCTGA
- a CDS encoding ferritin family protein translates to MTRPDRPPARKTYTRLQTGRRIPTEYELTSTDLHYNYPRRFELPANNPVVDWYHRYREGSALQAHDWEGFADPRSTTYRMYTQLQDGREDVIDGLLREVDDTGYDARLDDEWVAFLDRWYSPLRFPVHGLQMLAAYVAQLAPSSRITSCAAFQTGDEMRRIQRIAYRTVQLATAPLSDEAVARQRAAWEDAAAFQPLRELVERALVAYDWGESFIVTNAVVKPRLDRLVNQHVAGTLATANGDPILASIHFSLDEDAHWHRQWTAALIRHAVADDAANAEVLSGWIEKWTPLASEALAALAGVTAEAPVPLDPSAVTAGIEDAVSREVDAALTR, encoded by the coding sequence GTGACCCGACCCGATCGGCCGCCGGCCCGCAAGACCTACACGCGACTGCAGACGGGCCGGCGCATCCCCACCGAGTACGAGCTGACGAGCACCGACCTGCACTACAACTACCCCAGGCGCTTCGAACTGCCGGCCAACAACCCGGTCGTCGATTGGTACCACCGCTACCGCGAGGGTTCCGCCCTGCAGGCCCACGACTGGGAGGGTTTCGCCGATCCGCGCAGCACGACCTACCGGATGTACACCCAGCTGCAGGACGGTCGTGAAGACGTCATCGACGGACTGCTGCGCGAGGTCGACGACACGGGCTACGACGCCCGGTTGGACGACGAGTGGGTGGCGTTCCTCGACCGCTGGTATTCCCCCCTGCGCTTCCCGGTGCATGGATTGCAGATGCTGGCCGCCTACGTCGCACAGCTGGCGCCGTCCTCCAGGATCACCAGCTGCGCCGCGTTCCAGACGGGTGACGAGATGCGTCGGATCCAGCGGATCGCCTATCGCACAGTGCAATTGGCGACCGCACCCCTGAGCGACGAGGCCGTGGCCCGACAGCGGGCGGCCTGGGAGGACGCCGCCGCGTTCCAGCCGCTGCGCGAACTCGTCGAACGCGCGCTCGTCGCCTACGACTGGGGCGAGTCCTTCATCGTGACGAACGCGGTCGTCAAACCCCGCCTCGACCGCCTCGTCAATCAGCACGTCGCAGGCACGCTCGCCACCGCGAACGGCGACCCGATCCTGGCCAGCATCCACTTCTCGCTCGACGAGGACGCCCACTGGCACCGTCAGTGGACCGCAGCGCTGATCCGGCACGCCGTCGCCGACGACGCCGCCAACGCCGAGGTGCTGTCGGGCTGGATCGAGAAGTGGACCCCGCTGGCGTCCGAGGCACTCGCAGCCCTGGCCGGCGTCACCGCTGAGGCGCCGGTGCCGCTGGACCCCAGCGCGGTGACGGCAGGCATCGAGGACGCGGTCTCGCGCGAGGTGGACGCGGCGCTGACCCGCTGA
- a CDS encoding MmoB/DmpM family protein yields MSSADGVGPVLHTTPFARSVVSTIRDENDGVVVHDEGAYLRVLAPRVCRLSRTGLEATTGSSVRFPGELEVVMSSFTGVMHLTEDGAVWRLAGEPS; encoded by the coding sequence ATGAGCAGTGCCGACGGGGTCGGACCGGTGCTGCACACGACGCCGTTCGCGCGCTCGGTCGTCTCGACGATCCGCGACGAGAACGACGGCGTCGTGGTGCACGACGAGGGCGCCTACCTCCGCGTGCTGGCGCCACGGGTCTGCCGGTTGTCGCGGACCGGGCTGGAGGCGACGACGGGGTCCTCCGTCCGATTTCCCGGTGAGTTGGAGGTGGTGATGTCGTCGTTCACCGGTGTCATGCACCTGACCGAGGACGGCGCGGTCTGGCGGCTCGCGGGTGAGCCGTCGTGA
- a CDS encoding Rieske (2Fe-2S) protein, producing MTDWVDAGTLDDVWEGEMCAVSLGAVDVVLCHVDGEVHAYRDRCPHLANPLSPGELRDNLLTCPAHEWVFDARTGRGVNPEGTALHRLSVRVDGERILVHLGQLG from the coding sequence GTGACGGACTGGGTGGACGCGGGCACGCTCGACGACGTCTGGGAGGGCGAGATGTGCGCAGTGAGCCTGGGCGCCGTCGACGTCGTGCTGTGCCACGTCGACGGCGAGGTGCACGCGTATCGGGACCGGTGCCCGCATCTGGCCAATCCCCTGTCCCCAGGCGAACTTCGGGACAACCTGCTCACGTGCCCGGCCCACGAATGGGTGTTCGACGCCCGAACGGGACGTGGCGTCAACCCCGAAGGTACTGCGCTGCACCGTCTTTCGGTACGCGTCGACGGCGAACGCATCCTGGTGCACCTGGGGCAGCTCGGATGA